In a genomic window of Pangasianodon hypophthalmus isolate fPanHyp1 chromosome 1, fPanHyp1.pri, whole genome shotgun sequence:
- the she gene encoding SH2 domain-containing adapter protein E, with protein MRLFIMAKWFKDFPTLKTGSDRLRSASESGAQTRPRAALSGGTGAKASPRKNSENAGGVGSLLSGRNRKNSAVELGRNHASPGSVKDAKIWEILIPGKSKKNVKMEGFEDHRTLRTSAIADAYMSRMIKVDKQDKWQEKKYNSTAAEGTGSDTERGKTPVKTETLIILEDYADPFDAEKTREQREAEREGENDGYMEPYDAQLIITEIRRRGSKDLLKVCVVLNGGDGEGSGSTQIYDVPYEEVLEGIPLTRPESDPRPPAEYELPWEWKKEQIVRALSAQFDGVERVVKEDSAPTGVKQQTLRSVKSWTPKSLRLSPPSSPKASPDSESPKVDPTVPLELQSWYHGSVSRQEAEAQLQNCKEASFLVRDSESATSKYSIALKTSQGCVHIIVAQTKECGYTLDQSSCVFPSIPEVVHHYCTQRLPFTGAEHMTLQHPVPRTH; from the exons ATGAGGCTTTTCATCATGGCCAAGTGGTTTAAAGATTTCCCCACTCTGAAAACGGGCTCGGACCGACTTCGCTCGGCGTCTGAATCCGGAGCGCAGACTCGACCCCGAGCGGCGCTGAGCGGCGGAACCGGAGCCAAAGCGAGTCCGCGGAAAAACTCGGAGAACGCAGGCGGGGTGGGTTCACTCCTCTCCGGGAGGAATCGCAAAAACTCGGCCGTCGAGCTGGGCCGAAACCACGCGAGTCCGGGCTCGGTCAAGGATGCCAAGATATGGGAGATCCTGATACCTGGCAAAAGCAAGAAGAACGTAAAGATGGAGGGTTTTGAGGATCACCGCACGCTGAGGACAAGCGCCATCGCCGACGCGTACATGAGCCGCATGATCAAAGTGGATAAACAGGACAAATGGCAGGAGAAGAAATACAACAGCACTGCTGCTGAAGGCACCGGGAGCGACACAGAGCGAGGAAAAACACCTGTTAAGACCGAAACG CTGATTATCTTGGAGGACTATGCTGACCCTTTTGATGCTGAGAAAAcgagagagcagagagaagctgaaagagaaggagagaacgATGGATATATGGAGCCGTATGATGCCCAACTCATTATCACAg AGATTCGTCGTCGCGGGTCCAAGGACCTTCTGAAGGTGTGCGTGGTGTTGAACGGAGGAGATGGAGAAGGGTCTGGATCCACACAGATCTACGACGTGCCATATGAAGAGGTTCTGGAGGGCATCCCCCTGACCCGGCCCGAGTCTGACCCCCGACCACCTGCTGAATATGAACTCCCCTGGGAGTGGAAGAAGGAGCAAATTGTTCGAGCACTGTCAG CTCAGTTTGATGGTGTGGAGAGGGTGGTTAAAGAGGACTCTGCTCCCACTGGTGTTAAACAACAGACTCTGCGCTCTGTGAAGAGCTGGACACCCAAATCCCTGCGCCTGTCCCCTCCCTCCTCCCCGAAAGCCAGCCCGGACTCTGAGAGCCCTAAAGTGGACCCCACCGTGCCCCTCGAGttacagag CTGGTACCATGGCAGCGTCAGTCGTCAAGAGGCTGAGGCTCAGCTGCAGAACTGTAAGGAAGCCAGCTTCCTGGTGCGCGACAGCGAATCAGCCACCAGCAAATACTCCATTGCCCTGAA GACCAGCCAGGGTTGTGTGCACATTATTGTAGCACAGACCAAAGAGTGTGGCTATACACTGGACCAGAGCAGCTGTGTGTTTCCCAGCATCCCAGAGGTGGTGCACCACTACTGCACCCAGCGTCTGCCCTTCACTGGAGCTGAGCACATGACCCTGCAGCACCCTGTACCCCGTACACACTGA
- the chrnb2 gene encoding neuronal acetylcholine receptor subunit beta-2, with amino-acid sequence MAPWTALCLLLATATSSQGADTEERLVEHLLNPAHYNKLIRPATNGSELVTVQLMVSLAQLISVHEREQIMTTNVWLTQEWQDYRLIWDPDKFDGMKKVRLPSKHIWLPDVVLYNNADGMYEVSFYSNAVVSYDGSVFWLPPAIYKSACKIEVKHFPFDQQNCTLSFRSWTYDRTEVDLVLRADVASMDDFTPSGEWDIIALPGRRNENPSDPAYVAITYDFIIRRKPLFYTINLIIPCVLITSLAILVFYLPSDCGEKMTLCISVLLALTVFLLLISKIVPPTSLDVPLVGKYLMFTMVLVTFSIVTSVCVLNVHHRSPTTHTMPPWVRVVFLDKLPALLFMRQPRNSSERQKLRQRRRANEKLGISGQESGEVCTCYVNRASVKQFGGEVGEGGGDSMEGLNGLRDGGREGREGTSALPRAKQQPPTTLPQGLLGQACPGFEEAVEGVRFIANHMKCEDDDRSVSEDWKYVAMVIDRLFLWIFVFVCVFGTVGMFLQPLFQNSSKTVINTPG; translated from the exons ATGGCTCCATGGACGGCGTTGTGCCTGCTGCTGGCCACTGCGACAA GTAGCCAAGGAGCTGACACAGAGGAGCGACTGGTTGAGCATCTCCTAAATCCTGCTCACTACAACAAACTGATTCGGCCAGCAACAAATGGCTCAGAGTTGGTGACTGTGCAGCTGATGGTCTCACTGGCACAGCTTATCAGCGTG CATGAGAGAGAGCAGATCATGACCACGAACGTCTGGCTCACTCAG GAGTGGCAGGACTACCGTCTCATATGGGACCCAGATAAGTTCGATGGCATGAAGAAGGTACGCCTTCCCTCCAAACACATCTGGCTGCCAGATGTCGTCCTCTACAACAA TGCTGATGGGATGTATGAAGTGTCCTTCTACTCCAACGCTGTAGTCTCATATGATGGCAGTGTGTTCTGGCTGCCACCAGCAATCTACAAGAGTGCCTGCAAGATCGAGGTGAAGCATTTCCCATTCGACCAGCAGAACTGCACTCTGAGTTTCCGCTCATGGACGTATGACCGCACAGAGGTGGACCTGGTGTTGCGTGCCGATGTGGCCAGCATGGATGACTTCACACCAAGTGGTGAGTGGGACATCATTGCACTGCCTGGGCGTCGCAATGAGAACCCATCAGACCCAGCCTACGTGGCCATCACATATGATTTCATCATCCGCCGCAAGCCACTCTTCTACACCATCAACCTGATAATCCCATGTGTGCTGATCACATCACTGGCTATTCTGGTGTTCTACCTGCCATCGGACTGTGGTGAGAAGATGACGCTATGCATATCCGTGCTGCTAGCACTCACTGTCTTCTTGCTGCTCATCTCCAAGATTGTGCCACCTACATCTCTGGATGTGCCACTTGTGGGCAAGTACCTGATGTTCACCATGGTGCTTGTCACATTCTCCATTgtcactagtgtgtgtgtgctcaacGTGCACCACCGTTCACCCACTACCCACACCATGCCCCCGTGGGTCAGGGTGGTCTTCCTTGATAAGCTTCCTGCCCTACTCTTTATGCGACAGCCCAGAAACAGCAGCGAGCGCCAAAAGCTACGGCAACGGCGCCGTGCTAATGAGAAACTTGGCATCTCTGGCCAGGAGAGTGGTGAGGTGTGCACATGCTATGTCAATCGGGCCTCAGTCAAGCAGTTTGGAGGAGAAGTAGGTGAAGGTGGTGGAGATTCCATGGAAGGATTGAATGGTCTGAGGGACGGAGGTCGTGAGGGTAGAGAAGGCACCTCGGCTTTGCCACGGGCAAAGCAGCAGCCTCCTACTACTCTTCCTCAGGGCCTTCTGGGCCAGGCATGCCCAGGCTTTGAGGAAGCTGTGGAGGGAGTGCGCTTCATTGCCAACCACATGAAGTGTGAAGATGATGATCGCAGC